The following coding sequences are from one Nicotiana tabacum cultivar K326 chromosome 1, ASM71507v2, whole genome shotgun sequence window:
- the LOC107760629 gene encoding nudix hydrolase 3, which produces MAAEHDQMPVKEEEYLDVLTKTGEKTGISKPRGDVHRAGDYHRAVHVWIFAESTQELLLQRRADCKDSWAGLWDISSAGHISAGDSSLISAMRELQEELGVTLPKDAFELIFVLLQECTINDGKFINNEYNDVYLVTTIDPIPLEAFTLQESEVSAVKYLSLEEYRRVLAQEHPDYVPYDVNEEYGQLFMIIEKRYKENAEARSLTLDKQLNRYASTSLSAELTGLTAADKEALTLLVKAATIMDKIFYLQVWYSNPSLRDWLKENADKSQLDKLKWMYYVINKSPWSCLDENEAFLTTADSAVKLLPNAPKPVPGWKGLEYRTAFPAAKPPGANFYPPDMDKMEFNLWKDRLQEDKREEAMGFFNVIRRHSESLFEDTTSPKTENVTRSSHDLYVVPYSQEYNSLLAEAATLLCEAGEMASSSSLKRLLYSKADAFLSNDYYDSDIAWMELDSKLDVTIGPYETYEDSLFGYKATFEAFIGVRDDKATAQLKLFGDHLQVLEKNLPMDNIYKSENVTAAPIRVIQLLYNAGDVKGPQTVAFNLPNDERIVKDRGTSMVMLKNVSEAKFKLILKPIADVCIMEEQRDLVDFESFFTHTICHECCHGIGPHTITLLNGQKSTVRLELQELHSSLEEAKADIVGLWALRFLMDKDLLPKSLAKSMYVSFLAGCFRSVRFGLEEAHGKGQALQFNYLFEKGAFILRPDETFAVDFEKVEDSVASLSREILTIQARGDKEAARTLLQKYGVMTPSLKRALEKLETVQVPVDIIPDFPIANQILRDIN; this is translated from the exons ATGGCTGCCGAACATGATCAAATGCCAGTGAAGGAAGAAGAGTATCTGGACGTCCTTACTAAAACTGGAGAAAAAACTGGCATCTCTAAGCCCAG AGGGGATGTTCACAGAGCTGGAGACTACCATCGCGCTGTTCATGTATGGATATTTGCTGAGAGTACACAAGAACTACTCCTCCAACGACGTGCTGATTGCAAGGATTCCTGGGCTGGTCTGTGGGATATCTCAAGTGCCGGTCATATATCTGCTGGAGATTCATCTCTTATTTCAGCAAT GCGAGAGCTTCAAGAAGAACTTGGTGTAACTCTTCCGAAGGATGCATTTGaattaatatttgttttgctTCAAGAGTG CACTATCAATGATGGCAAGTTCAtcaacaatgaatacaatgatgtATATCTAGTGACAACAATAGATCCAATTCCTTTGGAGGCCTTTACACTTCAG GAATCAGAGGTTTCAGCTGTAAAAtatctctctcttgaggagtacAGACGAGTGCTTGCTCAAGAGCATCCTGACTATGTGCCTTATGATGTGAATGAGGAATATGGTCAGCTCTTTATGATAATTGAAAAGAG GTACAAGGAAAATGCTGAAGCTAGAAGTTTAACTCTTGACAAGCAGCTAAACCGCTATGCTAGTACTTCCCTCTCTGCAGAG TTGACTGGGCTGACTGCAGCAGACAAAGAAGCCTTAACTCTTCTGGTCAAAGCTGCAACAATCATGGACAAgatcttttatctgcag GTTTGGTATAGCAATCCATCTTTGAGAGACTGGTTAAAAGAAAACGCTGACAAATCACAGTTGGACAAATTGAAATGGATGTACTACGTAATAAACAAAAGTCCATG GTCTTGCCTGGATGAAAACGAGGCTTTTCTGACGACTGCAGATTCAGCTGTCAAGCTTCTTCCGAACGCACCAAAGCCTGTACCAGGTTGGAAGGGTCTTGAATATAGAACAGCATTTCCTGCTGCAAAACCTCCTGGTGCAAATTTCTATCCACCAGATATGGACAAAATG gAATTCAACTTATGGAAAGATAGGCTTCAAGAAGATAAACGGGAAGAAGCAATGGGCTTTTTCAATGTTATTAGAAGGCATAGTGAATCACTGTTTGAAGATACAACATCCCCCAAAACGGAAAATGTCACTAGATCTTCTCATGATCTGTATGTGGTTCCTTATTCTCAAGAGTACAACTCTCTTCTTGCTGAAGCAGCCACCTTGCTTTGTGAAGCAGGAGAAATGGCCAGCTCATCTAG TTTAAAGAGACTTCTTTATAGCAAGGCTGATGCTTTCCTTTCAAATGACTACTATGATTCAGATATCGCCTGGATGGAGTTG GACTCCAAGTTAGATGTCACCATTGGCCCATATGAAACATATGAAGATTCACTTTTTGGATACAAG GCAACATTTGAGGCATTTATAGGAGTCCGTGATGACAAAGCAACAGCTCAACTCAAATTGTTTGGTGATCATCTGCAG GTTTTGGAGAAGAATCTGCCAATGGACAATATTTACAAGTCAGAAAATGTTACAGCTGCTCCCATCAGGGTTATCCAGCTTCTTTACAATGCAGGG GATGTGAAGGGCCCTCAAACAGTTGCATTTAATCTTCCAAACGATGAACGTATAGTTAAAGATCGAGGAACGTCAATGGTCATGCTTAAGAATGTTTCAGAAGCAAA GTTCAAGCTTATCCTTAAACCTATAGCTGATGTGTGTATTATGGAAGAACAACGGGATCTTGTGGATTTTGAATCTTTCTTTACTCACACAATTTGTCATGAGTGCTGCCATGGAATTGGACCTCACACAATCACACTTCTGAATGGGCAGAAGTCGACTGTCAGACTA GAGTTGCAAGAACTTCATTCATCACTGGAAGAAGCAAAGGCAGATATTGTTGGGCTTTGGGCTCTTAGGTTTCTAATGGACAAG GATTTGCTTCCGAAAAGCCTGGCCAAGTCAATGTATGTCTCTTTTCTTGCTGGATGTTTCCGCTCGGTACGCTTTGGATTAGAGGAAGCTCATGG GAAAGGACAGGCATTGCAGTTTAACTATTTGTTCGAGAAAGGCGCATTTATTTTGCGTCCTGATGAAACATTTGCCGTTGACTTTGAAAAG GTTGAAGACAGTGTTGCTAGCTTGAGCAGGGAAATTCTCACAATACAAGCAAGAGGCGACAAAGAAGCTGCTAGAACCCTTCTTCAGAAATATGGTGTGATGACACCATCACTGAAACGGGCACTGGAAAAGCTGGAGACTGTTCAG GTTCCGGTGGATATTATTCCTGATTTTCCCATTGCTAACCAAATTTTACGCGATATCAATTGA